Part of the Echeneis naucrates chromosome 1, fEcheNa1.1, whole genome shotgun sequence genome, CCTGCCAGACCTCGACCACGCTGGTGGACATCTGACTCAGAGCTTTAAGGAGCAAGACATTACATTAAAAGCGTTAAAACTTGGGTCAGAAACGCAGCAACATGGATAACAAAGACAACGAGAAATACACCACATTGAGCAGAACTTTTGCAAAATGCAAACAGGcaaatctctttttttgtttgtgacagGCAATTAAGAATGAATAAAACTGTGGATAATCACACAGACAACTGAGGAAGTGGCTCGCCTCGGCAGACTGACAAAGGCTGTCTGCTAGCTACACGGCTAGTAGGAAGGGTTAGCTCGCTGGCTAACGAACTTGGAAAACATCTCTAGtgccactgcagcacacagaacACGACAGAGTTAGCCCACTGCATGCTGCAGCCTCACTACAGGATCAAAACAAAACGTTCATTATTCAATTTAAGTCCCCGCAATGTGCCAAATTTCCCTCCCCAGCCTGAACAAGTTTCCCAGCACAGGGACCTGGCAGCTAGCATAAACTAGCAGGCTGACAAAAATAGCTACAACGCCTCTTCCAAGTTGCTAAAGATAAACAATATGACAAAGTCACCtctgataaaaatatatatataaatttaaaaaaaaaacaaaatatatatatataacaaaaaaaaaaacaacaacccaaatttGACAATATACATTTGAGCTCAGCACCTATTTCCAtctttaccttttttatttagCTGTCAAGTCAGCCATGCTAACTTACCGTACAATTTTTTTCACCCTTAACGGTCGTTTTAAACATTTCACCCCTGCAGCGGGAGATAGAAAGACGGGCAACAAACCTTGCAGCTGAGCCCCTCCGTGGTGGAAGCAAGGTAAAAGTAATTGTAGTATTCCTAGTAGTATGTTAATCCACGTTTTCCTGTGGCAGTGGCTGCCTTGGTGGAAGTCCTGTAGCCCCGCCATGCTGCCCTCTCAGCTAGCAGCCTGCTGTGTTGCGCTTTTCTTTCTCTCGtcgagctgcagcagctggagctccagctccagcaccagcagcagcagcagcgcagcggcggcggcggaggcTCGGTCCCTCCCCCCGGTCCCTCCCCGCTAACCCTCTGTgaggacacacagcacagacagtggaaatatggaaatatttacCTTTGCACACCTGAAAGTtaagttagttagttagttagttaagTTAAATTATATGATTAAAAAAGGCATCGAGCTTTGTTTAATGTTGCCATAGGTGGTggagaataaaaacaatcaatgtTTAAGcgagacaaacaaaaacaaaaacaaaaaaaaatagtgagGTGTGAAGAATATAAATCAGAATCTTAGTTTTTTAATGCAAGccactttgtaaataaatactGATATGAAGTCCCTTTAGGGGTGGAAAATATAAGTCaggacttgttttttttatggaagcCACTTCAGACTCTTGTCACTACATTTGGCCACTTTTATCTAGATATCtatccattaaaaaaagaaaaagttactCCACTTTAGGCTACCATCTACCTTCCTACACAGAAGAAACGTGATAAGTGTCTTAAATACAATTGGCTGTGTTGTATACCTACACACGTTCTATATAGGACTTTTTTATTGAGTGCCGGTTTTTCCCTTTTGAGTAAATCCAGATCTGAGTACCTCTTACCCCCACAACTAAGAATCACACGTGGAATGATCTACCATTACAGCAGAAATTGTCAAAAAGAAccagaaatatgttttaaacCTACTTGATGGGGAGTAAAATTACATGCAATAAAATCTATTTGCAGCTCAGTCCAGTGTTatgtaatgttgtgtttttctgtgaatgtaTAATTAAGGTTAAGAAATAGTGTTTACTCTGCATAACTGTAATGCTGACCTTTAAGAGAGATTTAATTGAAAAAGTTGCAGTTGATAGTGGGCTTTGAGCTGGTAAGTGACAGTGAAGTAAAACTATGtacaatctgtttttaaaactcTTGACAAACATTCAGCATCTCGAACTCATGACTCATAGTTGGGGCAGGTTGGGCAGGTACACACATGAAAATACACTCAAGTCACTCCTTTGCAGGTGTGTCAGCTCcaccaaccaaccaaaaaaaacaaaacaaaaaaaaaaccaaacaggtggtacgattttttttttttacctcgaTAGATCTGCTTTGCTCATCATCTGTACTTTACTAATGAGTGAGTATTGTGAGAGATTTGAGTAAAATAtgcatgtaaaaacacaaacatttggttCGGCACATTGTTTTGGTGCAGATAATCTTTGTCAATAAGAGTAATTGCACTAATACATTGGGAAGCATTAAAAGCAGGATGTGGACAACACAGTCAGTAGGCTACAGTATGTTTGCAATGATTTATATGCTTGATATAGGTATTTTGCTCTTGATAAATTGTAGGACTTTAAGGacaatacatataaataaaacctttaaCTCTGTTGTGGAGAAATTAAGAATATTAGATATAATGCATCTATAGGAATGAAAACTAAACTGATAAGACAAGATGTGCATCACATTTCTAATTTAAATCAGACAACATTTATTACAAGTAGGCCATTGAGTAAGCACAGGACACACAACTACCTGTTTTCCATCTGGTTTAGTCATTCTCGATGTGTCACACAAACAACGTTCCTTTCCTGGTCATAGAGCAGGTCAGACATTGAGCTTACCACTCTGAAATAAATTCTTATGCGACACATTCTGCAATGTGGTCATTTCTTAAGACCCGAAATTACaaaagacaggaagtgggagAGTTAAGGCATATCACACAGCCAATTAAGTTCTAGAATGACTACAACTGCAGCATGTCTTGTTTAACTTGCAGGAACATTTTATTTGCAACGAAAAGAAACAAGGGTATGCACAAAAGCAAATGtacttaaaatatttacatttccaGGCAAATGTTCCTTAAACATGTCATCTGTAATTTAATGCTCCTTTTAGTCCAAGTGcagtttttaattaatgaacAGAACCATTGCAAAACTGAGCCTCGTTCCACCcccaaaagaaaatataaaaaagggGGGCAacatagaggaaaaaaaatgcacaggCATTTGATTCCAAGCCATCTGTTTAAACGATATAAATTAGATCACTGGTGACAGAGATGTGTTCAGTGTTGATTCCTTTCTATCATCAAGTTGGAGCGCTcagttttcatccaaacagGTGTCCCAAAAGTCTGGCTGCTACATTGTGTTCATGGCAGAATCCCCCTCAACCCTCTCACCCTGCGACGGCtgcttcagtttcttctttggTTGCACCAAAGCACCATATCTGCTCATTGAAtccatcttttctcctccttaATATCTGTCCTCATGCAAAGCTCACTTGCAGTCATTGATAAGTCCCAGTGCACATCTTTACACCTGAATCCCCCAAACACAAGTAGACATGCACAGACCAGGTATGAAGGCTTAATACTAAAGCTTCTACTCTTTTCCTTTATTGTGTCTATGAGCTACTGCAGAAAAACTGTCAATCAGTCCATGTAGTCAAAATCCTCTGGGATCCCAAAGGCTTTGTTAATGCGGCAGTCATCGAAGGCAAACTTCTTTTTTGTCCATGACTTGATTGCAAAAATGTtatctgaaaacagaaatcaaaatcATGCATTTGACATTCCAggtataaaatgtattaaagcaGAGTCAGTCTGGGTGTATGTTAATATTGTTTGACTCAAGAAAGATGGAACCCTGTCTTACTGCCTTTGTGGTGCAAGGcaattcattaatttttaattattatacCTATAATGGTCATTACATATAATCACAGCAgtctgttttgatttgactGAATATCTATTGACTTTAGAATAAAATGgtaaacaataaaattattCTTCAACTTGATGATTTTGGGAGGTGAATGCATCTGGAAAGGAGAGCATGGTTCTAGGAGCCCAAGAAGCCTAAATAACTTTGACATGACAGTAATCGATCTAATGTAGGTTACTTTTTGGGTTTCTTTGAAATGAAGGAAAGCTGTAGGACATGTCTAAAGAGTAAATCTGATCGCTTTCTATACCCAACACCTCTCTTATCAACAGCTAAAGCCCATAAACTTAATTGTGCCATCATGAATGACTTTCTCCCAAGTCTGACAGGATGACTAGCTCCAACGTTGATAGAATAATCTGTGGTTAATGTGCAAGCGATCAGCTGTGTCCTGGTttgtatgtaagtgtgtgtcagtatggGTGTGGCTGGATACAGCGAGGCTGCAGCTTTAAAGCTACACAGCGAGTCTTGagctgggggggaaaaaaaaaaaaaaaaaaaacaaacttgcagACGCAGGCATTTCAACACATTAAGCAGGATTGCTACTTGCCTGCAGGCATCCGTCCTGACCTGCTAGACAAGACTACTGTGCAGACTGGTGCAGTGAAATAACAGCAACTACACAGTAACAAAAGAGGTGTATgcgtttaaaagaaaaaactaaatgcaaaaacATGGAGCCATCTCTTCCACCAATCTAAAATGGAATTAACTTTCAatgttttcatggaaaatatAAGTGTTTAGTTTGTTGATTTTGAGCATTTATGCAATTGGTGAGCAACAATAATCATCacaatgcaacagaaaaaatagCTCAATGCTGCCTAGTGGGTCTTTTTCGTATTGTCCACCATAAACGTAACATAACGAAGAATGAATCATGGAAGAGGTGCACATGACTCTTAGTTTCTTCAAAGCAGTCTAACTCTgaggaaataaagcaaaaatatgcAACCTAACAACAATATGTCTGTGCTGAGCAGCTACAGAACGTTACCTACAGTGTCAAACACCAGAGGCCTGAATGGTTACCTTGATCACCAAAGGTCAGTGGTCTCCATGGTTACCACCCAAGTCAAGTAATGTAAACAGAGAGCCTGAGTACTCACTACCAGGAGGTGACATGTTCGACAGGAAGTGTCTTAACAGCTGCCGTATTCTGAATTTGAGTGTTTGAGAGCAGCGGAATAATCTGTGGGATCCGCTGGATCACAAAGGATTCAACAATAAGTGGAGTCATTAGCCAGAAATATTGCCATTTAAAAAAGCCTTCAAAATGGGACATTCGAATTAGAATGAATAAAAGCATGATTTCtttagaaaatatataaataataaatgttcaagctgtacatttttaaaaactaaaggGCTGTAGATCTTTATTGGCAGATGTCACTTTTCAGTTGGCATCAAATTTCTTATTCCAAAAAATAAGATTAACTGGTGATGAATTTCAGATGAATTGATAATGAAAATTCATTGTTCACAAAAAGTTACAGTCCCACTAATGATCATTTTGAACACCAATTATCTGCCNNNNNNNNNNNNNTTTGTTTAACACCATTCAGTTTGTAGTGGACAtgagcaaaataaatgaaattaatttactAATGTGCTGTACTCCAGTACGAGTACTGGagtactaaccctaacccttcacgTGCTAgtgttaccaaaaaaaaagaaaaaaagaaatccaaccACCACCACTTTAATCAGGTGGTACCACAGTGCAGCTTTTTAAGAACTGTGTGTGAACTGTgtaagaatatatatttttttctctatgGCTCAATGGTGATTACTGTTGTTGCATTTGATGTAGTATCACAACACATCTGCTTAGCCAATTATAATCAGCAGGGCTAGAGTGCATTGACCTTGAAACTGCAGTTGTTATTATCCATCTGAGCAGAGATTAAGCTCCAGAAACCTGTCTCCAAAGTGAATGGAGAACAGTTACACCATGTTTGATAACTTCCTGTTCCTGCATTAGAAAAGTGCGCATTTGCACATTTTGGGTGGAAGTGCAGTGACGCAAAcgggagaggaggacagaagaaTGGCCGTGACCCCCACCTGGAATGTACTCTTAAAAGCAATTTAGGATTGTACTTCTATGAAGCTGGACTCATAATTCATCAGCACAGAGACGAATGTATCTCTGACTTTGAGTAAAGTATATATCAAACTCCAAAAATGCTGCATCCtccatttcccataatgcatctgTACATTTCAGCCTCCCTGCTTGGTGAACCCATTCAAAGCCCAGACCAAATTAACAAAAGTGATGTCCTTCAGGACATTTTCTCAGAATATAGACACTGAACGAACGTTTTCACTCCGAGTTTTACTCCTTTAATCTGTAAAACTGGTAGACTGCCACAAAAAGTGCACAAAGTCTAAAGAAAGcgtatttcatattttgtcacATGCTATCAATTCTCTACAGAAGATTTTTGGAATAATTTACCGCAGGAGTTTTTGGCATTGGCTCGAAGCTCATCGCATCTAGCATCAATTTCAGTATATCATATGATTTTAAGCATTCAGATCCCATTTAACTGTAGAGATCGATATGatacaaatatttctttttctatgcTGTGGTATCAGTATCAATCATCGTGCCCAGTGTTAATCTGTCTAATCAAACACTATGACAGGGTGATTAAGGGCGCATCTGCCTGAATGCCTTGATTCaggtgtgtgattgtgtgtgactAAAGAGACCGTAGTGGGGTGTCCTAAGTAGCAGCCTCTGCTTGTCCTCCATGAAGGAAATGCTCTTAACTATTTCCATAGCCAGCAGACACTGATAACCCTgaaacatatacacactcatgatgatgataattgaCAAATAATTAACgatgaagacagacacacatgaatatatacacagacagaaggcAGGTGTCCACACAGTTATAAGAATACAGACCCAGTGAGgatggagaagaagcagaaagcgATGGTGGCTCTGGCAGCATCAGAGCCTTGGGCCAATGGCAGCTCGTCTGGAGAGGTTGCCTGCCACTGATTAGCCAGAAAACAGAAGCCCACAAACCACAGGAAGCTGGCGAggcctggaggaggaggagggggctgttAAACCTTTAGTCCTGACAGACATCTGGTGTATTTTCATAATTATATAAAACAATtggaatttaaaagaaaaacataacgCTTCATTGTAAAAGGCTTGAAACTACTGACTGAGACTATAATCTTTGGGAAAAATATTCACTGAGATGTTGGTTGATTTTCTCAAAAGCTTCTCGACAATCTGGCTTCTTTTAGAAACCAGAGGAGTGAGTTTTTATCCAGTCAGTGATCTGAACCAAATTTAATGGTAAGTAATCAAATCGTTTTCACTCAAAATCACAACTGCCAACCTCATAATGGCACCAGAGGGAAAGTCAGGGGATCACCAAAGTTATAATCCAGTCAATTCAGTTAAGTTTAATAATATCAGGGGAAATACATTTGATCACAATCACGGGTGTCCTGCAGGCAAATTTATAAGTTAATCAACTTTCTTTAAGATCTTACTGTTATCTTAAAATGTAGTGGAGAATTAAACGTCAGAGCAGTGGGGTTAAGCGTATTCACATTTTAACTGAAACATCAAATCAGGTTTAGAAATATGgccaaaatgtgaaatttatgttaaactgagaaaaatTATGTGGAGGACAATTCGACTAGGCAGAGAATATCTTATTTTGAATTTTCATATTCCCTGGGTATGGTTAATCATTTGAAAAACCTTTAGTAGCCATCAATTCAGTATACATCATGGATCCATGAAAACTAAAAGGCTGACGGATGTCAGgacatataaacacataaaacc contains:
- the LOC115042917 gene encoding synaptogyrin-1-like — its product is MEPAGAYGAGKAGTLAFDPVAFFTHPRTILRLLSWVFSIVVFSCIVNEGYINIGSERLLCVFNNNADACNYGVTVGVACFLGSICFMILDVYFPTISSIRDRRRAVLLDLVFSGLASFLWFVGFCFLANQWQATSPDELPLAQGSDAARATIAFCFFSILTGSGYQCLLAMEIVKSISFMEDKQRLLLRTPHYDNIFAIKSWTKKKFAFDDCRINKAFGIPEDFDYMD